The Amycolatopsis sp. DG1A-15b genome contains the following window.
GCCCGGCCAACGGCGGCGGCGACACCGCCACGGTCGACGCGGCGACGTCCGCGCTGGTCAGCGCCGACACGAACACCGTGTCCAGCGCCCCGGCCCGCGACTACGGCACCCCACTGGCCGCCGCGCTGCGCGCCGACCGCCGGTTCCTGGCCACCTCCAGCGGCTTCGCCGGTACCGCGGGCGACGGCCTGGCGCAGCTCGACCGCGACCACCGGCTCACCGGCACCACGCCGTCGGCGGTGAACGGCAACGTCGTGCAGACCGCGCAGCTGGACCTCCAGCCGCGCCGCCCGGCGGTGCTGGCGCTCGGCTTCGGCGCCGACGCGCGCGCCGCCGTCTCCACGGCCGGGGCGAGCCTGCGCACGCCGTTCGACCAGAGCTACCGCCAGTACGCGCGCGAATGGCGTGACTACGACAACGGGCTGATCCCGGTGCGGGGCCAGCACCCCGATGCGTACTACCAGTCCGTCAACGTGCTCAAGGCCAGCGAGGACAAGACGTTCCCCGGCGCGGTCGTCGCGTCATTGGGCAGCCCGTGGGGCCAAGCGGTGTCCGCGGGCGACGCGCCCGGCGGCAAGCCGGTCTACTTCGGCTCCTACCGCGAGATCTTCGCCCGCGACCTCTACGAAAGCTTCTCCGGCCTGCTCGCCGCCGGCGACCGCGAGACGGCGCGGGCGAGCGTCCGGTGGCTGTTCGCGCGCCAGCAGCAGCCGGACGGCCGGTTCCCGCGCAACTCCCTGCTCAACGGCAAGAAGGCGCCCGACTCCGGCGGTGACCAGCTCGACGAGAGCGCGTACCCGATCCTGATGGCCTTGCAGGCCGGGCTCGACCGCGACCGCACGCTCTACACCGAGCACATCCGCGGCGCCGCCGACTTCGTCGTCGCACACGGGCCCGCGTTCGGCTCGGAACGCTGGGAAGAGCAGGGCGGCTACTCCCCCTCGACGATCGCCGCCGAGATCGCCGGTCTGGTCGCCGCGGGCGTGATCGCCGACCGCAACGGCGACCCGGCCCGCGCGAACGTCTACCGCGCCACCGCCGACCACTTCCAGCGCAGCATCAAGGGCTGGACGGTGACTTCGAACGGGCCCTACGGCGGCCGGTACTTCCTGCGGCTGACGAAGAACGGCGATCCGGACTCGGAGTGGAACTACAACCTCGGCAACGGCTCGGTCGACGCCGACCAGCGCGCGGTCGTCGACGCCGGGTTCCTCGAGCTGACGCGCCTCGGCGTGCTGCCCGCGAACGACCCGGACGTCGCCGCGTCGCTCGGCGTGGTCGACCGCGTGATCAAGCGGGATACCCCGGCCGGGCCGGGCTGGTACCGCTACGGGACGTCGGCGGCGGGCAGCGAGGACGGTTACGGCGACTGCTACGAGCCGGACCCGACGAACTGCGGGCCGACCGGCGCTCCCTGGCCGTCGACGAACACCGGGTCCGGGCACCTGTGGCCGGTGCTCGCCGGCGAACGCGGCGAGCAGGCCGTGCAGACCGGCGACCGGGTGGGGGCCGCCGCGCTGCTGCGCGCGATGCGGGCCCAGACCGGCGGGACCGGCCTGATCCCCGAGCAGATCTGGGAAAACCCGGCGCTGCCCGCGGCGCCGTACGGCACGGACCCGAAGACGGCGTCGATCGGCTTCACCCCGGGACAGTCCGTCGGCTCGGTGGCGCCGCTGAGCTGGGCGCAGTCGCAGTCGGTCCGGCTGGCCAGGGCCCTCGACGACGGACGGCTGCCCGAGCAGCCCGCCGAGGTTCGCTCGCGGTACGTCTCCGCCCCGCCTGCTTTGACTGTCACGCTGGACGCACCCGCGTCGGTGTCCACCGCAACCGCCCGGGTTACCGGCACCGCGCCCGCCGGCAGCCGCGTCGACCTCGCCGTCTCGGCCACCGACGCGGGCACGACGACGGTGCTGTCGACCCGGGCTTCGGCGGCGGGGACGTTCGGCGCGACGGTGCCGACGCCGCTCGGCGCGAACGTCGTCACGGCGGCCGCCACCGGCGCCGGGACCGGGTACGCGCAGAAGACGATCAGCTCGGACTTCGTCACCGGCACGGTCCTGCTCGACGCGACCGACCCGGACGGCGACGACACCGGCCCGGGCACCTACACCTACCCCACCGCGGGCGACTTCCACGCGGGCGCGTTCGACCTGCAGCGGTTCCAGGTCATCGACTCGGGCACGAACCTGGTCTTCCGCGCCCAGGTTCGCGACCTGTCGCCGACGTTCGGCTCACCGCTGGGCGCCCAGCTGCTCACGGTCTACGCGCACGACCCGG
Protein-coding sequences here:
- a CDS encoding glucodextranase DOMON-like domain-containing protein; this translates as MIRSTSSVVLCAVLAATLVPAVSDTADAATAAPGPGAVSHFGLARKDCLGTARNTTSKAWFTVAGGVLSDVYAPVIDNTNVETLQFAVTDGRSFTDLQARDMTYTVRTSAGGMACEVTSTPRSGRYRLVTEYLADPARTGVLIRTRLEPLRDSGRDLKVYVRFDASVNGNGGGGPANGGGDTATVDAATSALVSADTNTVSSAPARDYGTPLAAALRADRRFLATSSGFAGTAGDGLAQLDRDHRLTGTTPSAVNGNVVQTAQLDLQPRRPAVLALGFGADARAAVSTAGASLRTPFDQSYRQYAREWRDYDNGLIPVRGQHPDAYYQSVNVLKASEDKTFPGAVVASLGSPWGQAVSAGDAPGGKPVYFGSYREIFARDLYESFSGLLAAGDRETARASVRWLFARQQQPDGRFPRNSLLNGKKAPDSGGDQLDESAYPILMALQAGLDRDRTLYTEHIRGAADFVVAHGPAFGSERWEEQGGYSPSTIAAEIAGLVAAGVIADRNGDPARANVYRATADHFQRSIKGWTVTSNGPYGGRYFLRLTKNGDPDSEWNYNLGNGSVDADQRAVVDAGFLELTRLGVLPANDPDVAASLGVVDRVIKRDTPAGPGWYRYGTSAAGSEDGYGDCYEPDPTNCGPTGAPWPSTNTGSGHLWPVLAGERGEQAVQTGDRVGAAALLRAMRAQTGGTGLIPEQIWENPALPAAPYGTDPKTASIGFTPGQSVGSVAPLSWAQSQSVRLARALDDGRLPEQPAEVRSRYVSAPPALTVTLDAPASVSTATARVTGTAPAGSRVDLAVSATDAGTTTVLSTRASAAGTFGATVPTPLGANVVTAAATGAGTGYAQKTISSDFVTGTVLLDATDPDGDDTGPGTYTYPTAGDFHAGAFDLQRFQVIDSGTNLVFRAQVRDLSPTFGSPLGAQLLTVYAHDPAATATSTAAPFPSRAYTIAPQDAWSRRIEVQGFAEPSLVDASGASPATPSVQASQATRYITVSVAKAAFGTPGPGWTFAVVLTGQDGNSPDQARPFTPTAGQYTFGLCAAGGTAPICTADPATAPKALDVLTPSGVDQKAELDPASGPVSVRGVPVG